The Delphinus delphis chromosome 13, mDelDel1.2, whole genome shotgun sequence DNA window CAGAGCAGGCATGGCCACAGCACTGGCATGAGACCACAGGCAGTGGTATGAAGGTGGCACATGGCCCCTGCCAGGCCTTGGAAGGTGGGGTCAGCCTCACCACCCAGCACTCCATCAGGACCACCCTAGCCCACCCACACAGGGTCCTCCTGGACCTCAGGCTCCTCCTGGGACCACCTCAACCCACATGGGAGAGGGGGGCAGCCGAAGCTGGGCTGGAAGGCTGGGACCTCTAGGGACTCTGTGTGACCGCAGAGCAGATGTCCTCACAGAGGCAGCCTTGTCTGGCTGGGCATGGTCTGTGCTGGACACATACCTCTCTCAGACACCGCTGTCAGCCCagccgggagggagggagccaaGGCACACTGAGGTCAGTCTTCATGGCCACCACAAGTGCTGGGCTGAAAAGGGTCGAGCTGCCTGCAGCTCAGGCCATACCACCAGGCAGCTGCCTTCCCTTCCTGGGACTCTGTGCCATGACGGGGGCAGGGCTGCACCTCCAGGGCCCACCTGTCTCTCACGGCTCACAGCAACCCCTAGCCTGAGAGGCCACAGCTTAGGAAAAGAGCTCTTTATTCCACATCGTCCAATATTTTTACACAAGTAAAATAAAACGCATATCTCTATATATCGCGATCCGGGCGGGAGGCGGCGTTCTGGAACAAACGCCCCAACCACGCCCTGTAAACATGACGGGGTGGAGATGGGACGGGCAGGTGGGCAGGCGGGAGGCGCCGTCAGGGAGGGCCTGCCACCCGGGGCTGGCTGGCAGTGGGAAGGGACCCCGTATGTACACACACCTGGCTGCTGAGAGAGGCTTTGCGCTCAGTGGCTGGTCAACAGGGCCCGAGCACTGTCCACAGCACCAGCGCAAGGCCCAGGGGGACGAGGCCCAGGGGGGCGAGGCTGCAGGCGAGGCCAGGCAGGGCACCCGAGCCCTCCACCCCACCAGCCCCGCCAGCCCCAGCACCCCCGCCACCCGCCTGGCCCAGACGGCACTGGCTGCGTGTACGGTTCTTGCGGGAACAACCTGGCCGCCGGCGAGGGCCCATGGTGGGGGGCTCCGGTGGCTGGGAGCCCTCAGGCTGCACCGCGGTCAGTGGGGGTTCGGCCGAGCCAGGCAGGGTCCCGAATGGGGAGTCGTTGATGTGTCGTGGGCCAGAGCCGTTGCCTGGCGGGCTGTCACCAGATGGCACACGTCCCTTTAGTGCGTTGCCAGCCGAGGCCGGACTCCCGGCCTCCAGCACCGAGGCCTTGTCCTCAGCGTCCGGCTGGCAGCACTTGGGCAGCCCCAGCAGCTCCTCATCGGCAGGCCCGCTGGTCCAGAAGGGACGGGACGGTCTGGCGGCCACAGCGCAGCCCTCCAGGTCGGCAGTGGCCAAGCGCTTGAGGTCGCGGCCAGCCAGGCGCGGGGGCAGGCTGCAGGGCAGCTCGGATGAGGAGCCGCGGAATTGCTGCAGCCAGGCCCAGAGCGGGCGCGCCCGGCAGTCGCACACCCAGGGGTTGTCATTGAGCCGCAGGTACTGCAGGGCCCGCAGTGGTGCCAGGGCCTCCGCGGGCAGTGCAGAGAGGTTGTTGGCAAACAGGTAGAGTGTCATGAGACGGCCGAGGTCCCGGAAGGCGTGCGGGTGCACGCGGGCCACACGGTTCTGGTGCAGCAGAAGGCGGTCGAGGCTGTGCAGGCCGCGGAAGGCGCGCTCGGGCACGCTGGAAATGCGGTTGCCGTGCAGGAAGAGGTGCGTGAGGTTGCCCAGGTCGCGGAAGGCGTCGTCGGGCAGCGCCTGTAGCCCGTTGTCCTGCAGGTAGAGGTACTGCAGGGCAGCCAGGCCGCGGAACAGGCCGGGACCCAGCTCCTGCAGGCCGCAGCGGTCCAGGTGCAGTGTGTGCAGGCGGCTCAGGCCCCGGAACGTGGCAGGGTCCACGGCATGCAGCTGCGCGTTGTCGCTGAGGTCCAGCTGCTCCAGGAGCGCCAGGCCAGCGAAGGCGGCGGCGTCGATGTGGGCCAGCGCGTTCGAGTGCAGCCACAGGATGGTGAGGTTGCGGCAGGCATGGAAGCTGGCGGCTGGCACGTATGTGATGCGGTTGCCGTGCAGGAAGACGCGCTGGCTGGCAGCCGGGATGTCGGCAGGCACGGCCTGAAGACCCTGCTGCGGGCAGCTTGTGGTTACCTTGGGCTCGTTGTAGCACACACAGGCACCCGGGCACGGCGCCGCCACACTCCACGCCTGCAGCCACAGCACCCAGGCCAGCAGCTGGCTCCCTGTGGGCAGAGCAGAGGGCAGTTCGTGGGCAGGGGCTCCTGCAAGGCTGGGGTTgtgcaggaggggctggggctgggcccagGATATGCTGCCGCCCCTGGGAACTCAGGTGCTGTGATCCTTGCCCCACCCGCCAGGTGGAAGCTGCTGCACAACAGCCCTCCAAGGGATCGAAAGCTCCACACCAGGAAACGTCGCCTGCAGACGCCCACGTCACCCTGCCTGGCACTCAAACACACGAGCTAACACGCCCACACCCGCCGCCACTCGGGGTTAGCAGGTCACCACCAAGGCCCAAGTGAAGGCCTCCTGGGATGGACATGCACACCTGCAGATACCTTCTCGGACTCCAGTGAACACCAAGCCCCCGTGGGCCTGCCCGCTGTCCCTGTCCATCCCAGCACTGACCCAGCCTGTCCCTGTCCCATCAGCCCACaggccaggcagagagagaggcccCGGTAAACACTGGAGCACCAGGCCAACTCCACTCATGCAGAGGAGCCCTGGGCCAAGGATCATGGCCAGGCTTGCCTCCTGGCAGCTTCCGCAGCAGCCCTCCCAGAGGGTCCTCTCGGGCTGCAGGAAGGGTGGGGCTGTGACTCAGACCTGGTGCCCTGCCCAGGCCCCCAGAGCCCCTGGGGCCAAGGCCTGCCTGGATTCTGAGGGAGCCTCCCCACCTCGGGGAGCTGTGCTTTAACCAAGAAATTGCAGGGGCCTTGGTGAAGCCGGGAGCCACAGCCCCAGTGGCCCTCCTGCAGGAGTCTTGGTCCCACCAACAGGACACAGGAAACTGCCACAGCAGCCCCAGGCTCCAGAGCAACTCTGCCAACACAGACCAGGAGCCTAGGCCCTGAGGGCAGGCGTAGCAGGGCAGGCAGGTCCAGGGCTTGGGGGCACTGCAGTCCTGCCCCGTGAGCCCCTCAGGCAGGCTGCTCCCTCCTGCACATGCCCTCCTCACTGCCGCTTACTGCTTCCTGGCCTGGCTCAGAACACCTCCTGCAGCCTCCTCCCCTCGGCCTCATTCTCTGCTTGGTCTCCTCCCTGGGCGAGGAGCTTACTCCTTCCCGGCCAATCTCTGCACAGTCCAGCTGCCCCCAACCCTCCTGCCAAGACACACTCCCAGCAGGTTCCGCCCCAGCCCAGGGGGCTGcagctcccctcttccctcccccgtCTCAGGGCCTCACCAAAGACCTAGACCGAGTAGGAGACCCCTCCTGGGGTGCTGTATCCAGGCTGGGCTCACCAGCAGGGCCACATGCCCAATACTAAGCTCCCTGCCTATCATCCCACCATTAGAGCCACTGCTTTGAATGCTGAAGGTTCTTTCCGCCTTCAGGAGTAAGTCTATTAAAATGTGAATCCCCCTGGGAGGGTTATGGCTTATCAGCTAACACTTGAGTTATCAGCTAACACCTTCGTTGACAGCTAACACCTGAGTTGACAGCTAACACCTTCCTTGGCAGTCAGCTGAGAGCAGGATTCTGCAGACATAAGGCCGGCTAAGTGCTGGGGCTGGAgccaggagggagaaaggaggggccCACAGGCCACCTTCCCCAACCCAGAACCATGACCTTGGGCCCCGAACCCCCACTAAGTCCTCTCTGCCAGGGCCAGTGCAGACGCTTGCCCCAAGCCCAGAGGCCCAGCAAGCCGGGCATGTCCAGCGGTCACAAGGAATACGCCCTCCCAGACTCTGGTCCTCCGGGACTGGGAGCACCGTCCCCACAGCCTAGGCGCCTCCTCTGTCCCCTGTGCTCTGGTGGCCACTGAGGCTGGGCCATTGTTGGCTGCTGGGGACATGACAGCCCCAGGACCACCCCCTGCCCAAGCCCTGGGTGCCTCTCCCTGGGCTGGCTGCACACAGGAGGCCATGAGGGGGCATCTCAGCTATTCTATTTAAACTGCTGGCATCCTCTCCTGGCTCTCTCCTTATGGGCCTCCTTTGGAAAGTCGGGCCTGATTAAGCCAGCTCCCACGGCATCTCACTGTTGCCACGGGATGTGACTGTGCTATGAAAACAGTACTTCCTGCTCCCGAGACCTTGTGGCAGAGGACAATCTGGGGCAGGGTGAGGTGGGGCTCCAGTTACTCATCAGGCCAGACTCTGGACCTCACCACCACGGGCTGGGCCACACCACCAACTTGGCTGCCAGCGGCCGTCCATCATGACCATACCCACCACATCACCGACTGCACTGTTACCACTGTACCCTGACCATTGGCTCCCAGGCCTGCAGCCATGGTCTGTGAGCTTGGCTGGGTTGGGGTCAGCTGACCACTGGAACCGGCCGGCTCCTCCAGCTTCCAGCCGTCGCTAAGCGGGGCCCCCGGAAGGCTATAAGCCATGGGCTTGGGGCCGTGCCCGCTCTATGTATGCCCTGAGATAGGTACCAGTGTTGAGCCACGCATgggggaaagtggcagagcaGCCATGTGGCTCGGCCCTGCCAGGAAGTGGGCAACAGGCGCGAAGACATGGCTCCTCTCTCGCCGAGGCAACTGCTTTTTGGAAACCAACTTCTGATGGTCGGTCCCTCAGCACAGGCCCTGCTGTCAGCATAGCGGCCGGCGGTGGGCTCACTCCTCGCCTCAGCCACAGTAATTGGCTCCAGCCTGGCCCCCTTGGGGCCTGCCTGCTGGTCTCCATGGCAACCCCTCTGCTGAGCAAGCAGAGGGGGTATCTTTCTATGAGATAATCAAACCCAACtttgtgtcatgttttcattctcaCAGCAGGGGCCTGGAGGCCCCACCAGGTAGTGGGAGGGTGTACCCTGGCCCAACCCCCTGGACCCTATCACTCACCTAATCCCTCCCAACCCTAAAAGTCCTCCCCATccgtccccccaccccgtccccagcCTGTCCTCCCAGCCCATCCTCTCATCccacagcccccaccccccaacccatcCTCCTTGGCTTTGCAGTCCGGAGCCTGAGGCCTCTCTGGCCTGCAGATCTGCACTCGCTGGTCCTGCCCACTCATCAGAGGCCCCCAGGTTGCACCCTGCCTCACctgtctctcctttctctcccccccAACCCTCCCACTGGCCCCAGACAGCGGCCCATTCCCCTGGCCCCACCTCCCAGTCACGCCCAGCCTCACCGGGTCCAGTGGGAGCTTGCCTCCTGCACACAGGGTGAGAAAACAGCCCTGCCCCGCCCGGCTCTCATACACAGAAATCATCGCAAGGCACACCAGGGTCCTGGTCCCACACCAGGCCACCAGGCCCCCTCAGCTAG harbors:
- the RTN4R gene encoding reticulon-4 receptor, whose product is MKRASAGGSQLLAWVLWLQAWSVAAPCPGACVCYNEPKVTTSCPQQGLQAVPADIPAASQRVFLHGNRITYVPAASFHACRNLTILWLHSNALAHIDAAAFAGLALLEQLDLSDNAQLHAVDPATFRGLSRLHTLHLDRCGLQELGPGLFRGLAALQYLYLQDNGLQALPDDAFRDLGNLTHLFLHGNRISSVPERAFRGLHSLDRLLLHQNRVARVHPHAFRDLGRLMTLYLFANNLSALPAEALAPLRALQYLRLNDNPWVCDCRARPLWAWLQQFRGSSSELPCSLPPRLAGRDLKRLATADLEGCAVAARPSRPFWTSGPADEELLGLPKCCQPDAEDKASVLEAGSPASAGNALKGRVPSGDSPPGNGSGPRHINDSPFGTLPGSAEPPLTAVQPEGSQPPEPPTMGPRRRPGCSRKNRTRSQCRLGQAGGGGAGAGGAGGVEGSGALPGLACSLAPLGLVPLGLALVLWTVLGPC